Part of the Enterobacter pseudoroggenkampii genome, TGAGTGCCCCGCTGGCGCTGGCTGCCGTCCCGAAAGACATGCTGGCGATCGGTAAAGCCGCTGACCCACAAACGCTCGATCCGGCCATCACCATTGATAACAACGACTGGACCGTCACCTATCCGTCCTACCAGCGTCTGGTCAAGTACAAGCCAGGCTCTACCGAGGTGGAAGGCGATCTGTCGACGGGCTGGAAGGCGTCCGACGACCAGAAAGAGTGGACCTTTACCCTGGCGGATAACGCCAAATTCTCCGACGGCACGCCGGTCACCGCCGAGGCGGTCAAACTCTCCTTTGAGCGCCTGCTGAAGCTCAGCCAGGGGCCATCCGAAGCCTTCCCGAAAGATCTGAAAATTGATGCCGTTGATGAGCATACGGTGAAGTTCACCCTCAGCCAGCCGTTCGCGCCTTTCCTCTACACCCTGGCGAACGACGGCGCCTCCATCATTAACCCGACGGTGCTGAAGGCCAATGCCGCGGACGATGCGCGCGGCTATCTGGCGCAAAACACCGCCGGCTCCGGACCGTTTATGCTGAAGAGCTGGCAGAAAGGCCAGCAGCTGGTGCTGGTGCCAAACCCCCACTGGCAGGGTGAGAAGCCACACTTCAAGCGCGTCTCGGTAAAAATTATCGGTGAGAGCGCATCGCGTCGTCTGCAGCTTTCCCGCGGTGACCTGGACATTGCCGACTCCCTGCCGGTCGATCAGCTGTCGGCCCTGAAGCAGGAAGGGAAAGTCGCCGTCGCCGAATACCCGTCCCTGCGCGTGACTTACCTCTATCTCAACAACAGCAAACCGCCGCTCAATCAGGTCGATTTACGCCGCGCGGTCTCCTGGGCGACGGACTATCAGGGGATGGTGAAAGGCATTCTGAGCGGCAACGGCAAGCAGATGCGCGGCCCGATCCCGGAAGGCATGTGGGGCTTTGACGCCACGGCAATGCAGTACAGCTTTGACGAGGCCAAAGCCAAAGCGGCGCTGGAGAAGGTCAAAGATAAGCCCGCCAGCCTGACCTTCCTCTACTCAGACAACGATCCGAACTGGGAGCCTATCGCCCTCTCGACACAGGCCAGCCTTGGCAAGATCGGCATTAACGTCAAGCTGGAAAAACTGGCCAACGCCACCATGCGCGACCGCGTCGGCAAAGGCGATTACGACATTGCCATCGGCAACTGGAGCCCGGACTTTGCCGACCCGTACATGTTCATGAACTACTGGTTCGAATCGGACAAAAAAGGGCTGCCGGGCAACCGTTCGTTCTATGAGAACAAAGAGGTCGACTCCCTGCTGCAGGCGGCGCTGAAAACCACCGACCAGGCGGAACGCACCAAAGATTATCAGCAGGCGCAAAAGGTGGTCATCGACGAGGCGGCCTACGTTTATCTGTTCCAGAAGAATTACCAGCTGGCGATGAACAAAGAGGTCAAAGGCTTCACCTTTAATCCGATGCTCGAGCAGGTGTTCAACATCGCCACCATGAGTAAATAACGGTTCTCGCCGGGGGAAAGTGTATGACGTTCTGGAGCATCGTGCGCCAGCGCTGCTGGGGGTTACTCCTGGTGGTGGCCGGTGTCTGTATTATCACTTTTATTATTTCACACCTGATCCCCGGCGATCCGGCCCGTCTGCTGGCCGGCGATCGCGCCAGCGACGAAATCGTGCAGAACATCCGCCAGCAGTTAGGGCTGGATCAGCCGCTGTATATACAGTTTGGCCGCTACGTGGACGCCCTGGCCCACGGTGATTTAGGCACCTCCATCCGTACCGGACGTCCGGTCGCTGAAGACCTGAAGGCCTTTTTCCCCGCCACGCTGGAGCTGGCCTTTTGTTCTCTGGTGCTGGCGCTGGTCATCGGCGTGCCGCTGGGGATTTTGTCGGCGGTTTACCGCAACCGCTGGCTGGATCATCTGGTGCGTTTAATGGCGATGACCGGGATCTCCACGCCGGCCTTCTGGCTCGGTCTGGGCGTCATTGTCCTGTTCTACGGGAATCTGCAGATCCTGCCGGGCGGCGGCAGGCTGGACGACTGGCTCGACCCGCCTGCCCACGTCACCGGCTTTTATCTGCTGGACGCACTGCTGGAAGGTAACGGAGAGGTCTTTTTCAATGCGCTGCAGCACCTGATTTTGCCCTCGCTGACGCTGGCGTTTGTTCACCTGGGCATCGTGGCGCGTCAGGTCCGTTCCGCGATGCTGGAGCAGCTTAGCGAGGACTATATCCGCACCGCGCGCGCCAGCGGCCTGCCCGGCTGGTATATCGTCCTGCGCTACGCCCTGCCGAATGCGATGATCCCATCGATTACCGTGCTCGGGCTGGCGCTGGGCGATCTGCTGTACGGCGCCGTGCTGACCGAAACCGTCTTTGCCTGGCCGGGCATGGGCGCCTGGGTGGTGACCTCCATTCAGGCGCTCGATTTCCCTGCCGTGATGGGCTTTGCCGTCGTTGTTTCGCTGGCCTACGTGCTGGTTAATCTGGTGGTCGATCTGCTTTACCTGTGGATTGACCCGCGAATCGGGCGCGGAGGTGCCGAATGATGTTAACGCAGGAAACGCCCGTCCCGGTTAAAACCGCCAGACAACGCATCAACTGGGCAAAGCTGTTCTGGATGCTGCGTCAAAGCCCGCTCACGATCGTTGGCGGCGTCATTATGATGGCGATGCTCTTTCTGATGGTGACCTCACCCTGGATAGTCCCGCATGACCCGAACGCGCTGGATCTGACCGCCCGCCTGCAGGCGCCTTCTGCGCAACACTGGTTTGGTACTGATGAGGTAGGTCGTGACCTGTTCAGCCGCGTGCTGACGGGCAGCCAGCAGTCGATTACCGCTGGGCTGGCGGTCGTGGTGATTGCGGGCGGCATTGGCTCGCTGCTGGGCTGTTTGTCCGGCGTACTGGGCGGGCGCGGCGACGCCATCATCATGCGGGTGATGGACATTATGCTCTCCATTCCCTCCCTGGTGCTGACCATGGCGCTGGCCGCAGCGCTCGGTCCGAGCCTGTTTAACGCCATGCTGGCGATTGCGATTGTCCGCATCCCGTTTTACGTCCGCCTGGCACGCGGCCAAACCCTGGTGGTGCGCCAGTTTACCTACGTGCAGGCCGCCCGCACCTTTGGCGCCTCCCGCTGGCATTTGATCCGCTGGCATATCCTGCGCAACGCCCTGCCGCCGCTGATTGTGCAGGCGTCTCTGGACATCGGCAGCGCCATCCTGATGGCCGCCACGCTGGGGTTTATTGGCCTGGGGGCGCAGCAGCCGACCGCCGAATGGGGCGCGATGGTGGCCGTCGGCCGTAACTACGTTCTGGACCAGTGGTGGTACTGCGCGTTTCCCGGTGCGGCGATTTTGATAACCGCCGTGGGCTTTAACCTGTTTGGCGACGGTATCCGCGATCTGCTGGATCCGAAATCGGGAGGGAAACAGTAATGACCGAACCGGTATTACGTATTGAAGACCTGCATCTGAGCTTCCCGATTTTTCGCGGCGAGGTCCACGCGCTGAACCACGTCTCGCTGGAGATCGGCAGGGGCGAAATTGTCGGCGTGGTGGGCGAGTCGGGATCGGGTAAGTCGGTGACCGCCATGCTCGCCATGCGGCTGCTGCCGGAGGGCAGCTACCGCATTCATCATGGTCAGGTTAAGTTACTCGGCGAAAACGTCCTGACGGCGTCCGAGAAGCAGCTTCGCCAGTGGCGCGGCGCAAAGGTCGCGATGATTTTTCAGGAGCCGATGACTGCCCTCAACCCGACGCGGCGAATTGGCAAACAGATGGTGGAGGTGATCCGCCAGCATCAGCCGCTTTCCCGGCATGAGGCACAGCAGAAGGCGATTACCCTGCTGGAAGAGATGCAAATCCCGGACGCGAAACAGGTCATGGCGCGCTATCCGTTTGAACTGTCCGGCGGGATGCGCCAGCGGGTGATGATCGCCCTTGCCTTCTCCTGCGAGCCGGAGCTGATTATCGCCGACGAACCGACCACCGCGCTGGACGTCACCGTCCAGCTGCAGGTGCTGCGCCTGCTGAAGCACAAGGCGCGGGCCAGCGGCACCTCGGTGCTGTTTATCAGCCACGATATGGCCGTGGTGTCCCAGCTCTGCGACAGAATGTACGTGATGTATGCGGGCAGCGTGATCGAGAGCGGTGCCACGCAAACGCTAATCCATCAGCCTGTTCATCCCTATTCCATCGGCCTGCTGCAGTGCGCGCCGGAAAACGGCCAGCCGCGCGCCCCGCTTCCCGCCATCCCCGGCACGGTCCCCAACCTCAGCGAGCTTCCGCAGGGATGCGCGTTCCGCGAACGCTGCTTTGCCGCCGGGGCGAAATGCAGCGAAACGCCGCGCCTGCAGCCCCATGGCGCAGAAGGCCAACAGGCTGCCTGCTGGTATCCACAACGGGAGAAACACCATGTCTGATGTACTGCTGGAACTGGATAGCGTGCACGTGAACTTTGCGGCGCGCAAAAACTGGCTGGGTCGCGTGACGGAACAGGTCCATGCGCTCAACGGGCTCGACCTTGAAATCCGTCGGGGAGAGACGCTTGGCATTGTCGGGGAGTCCGGCTGCGGGAAAAGCACGCTGGCCCAGCTGCTGATGGGCATGCTTAAGCCCAGCACCGGTGCCTGCCAGCGGACGCACCACGCGGGCGGCATGCAGATGGTGTTTCAGGATCCGCTCTCCTCGCTCGACCCGCGCCTGCCGGTCTGGCGCATCATCACCGAGCCGGTGTGGGTACAAAAGCGCAGCAGCGAGCGCGAGCGCCGTCAGCTGGCTGAAAACCTGGCGCTGCAGGTGGGCATTCGCCCGGAATATCTCGACCGACTCCCGCACGCCTTCTCCGGCGGGCAGCGCCAGCGCATTGCCATCGCCCGGGCGCTCTCGTCCGATCCGGATATCATCGTGCTCGATGAACCCACCAGCGCGCTGGATATCTCCGTGCAGGCGCAAATCCTCAACCTGCTGGTGACCCTGCAACAGAAGCGTAATCTGACCTACGTGTTGATCTCACATAACGTCTCGGTGGTCAGGCACATGAGCGACCGCATGGCGGTGATGTACCTTGGGCAGATTGTGGAGCTGGGTAGCGCCGCGCAGGTGCTTGGCGAGCCGCGCCATCCTTACACCCGTCTGCTGCTCGACTCTGTTCCCCGCACCGGTGAACCGCTGGATGAGACGCTGGCCTTACGCAAAACGGAGCTTCCCGGCAACCGCCGCCTGCCCGAAGGCTGTTTCTTCCGCGACCGTTGTCCGATGGCAACGCAGGGGTGTGAGCGTCCCCAGCCGTTACAGCCCTCTCACGAGGGCCGTGACGTCCGCTGCTGGCGCAGTGTGGGTTAAATTTGCGCCATCCCGCCGTCCACGAACAACTCCGTGGCGTTAATAAAGCTGGCCGCGTCGGAGGCCAGAAACGCCACCGCTTTACCCACCTCACCCGGCGCGCCTAAACGGCCGAGCGGCACCTGAGCGGCCAGCGCGTCGTACAGCCCCTGACGATGTTCTTCCGGCACCAGATCGCCGAGACCAGGGGTTTTGATCGGACCCGGGCTCACCACGTTGACGCGGATCCCACGGCCCTGCAAATCCAGCGCCCAGGAGCGGGCAAAGTTGCGCACGGCGGCCTTGCTGGCGCTGTAGACGCTAAAGTTTGCCGTCCCCTTAATGGACACCGTCGAGCCGGTCAGAATAATTGAGGATCCGGCGGAGAGCAGCGGCAGCGCCTTCTGTACCGTAAACAGCACCCCGCGGACGTTGGTGCCGAAAATCCGGTCAAACTGCTCTTCGGTTATCGCGCCCAGCGGCAGCATATCGCCGCCACCCGCATTGGCGAACAGAATATCGAGGCGGCCTTCTTCTTTGGCTATCCGGGCATAGACCTCGTCCAGGTCCGCCAGTTTTGACACGTCAGCGCGAATGCCCACTGCCGTTGAAGCGATTTCAGCCACCGCCGCGTCCAGCTCGGCCTGACGTCGTCCGGTGATGTACACCTTCGCGCCCTGGGCCGCCAGCTCCTGCGCCGTGGCAAGACCGATGCCGGTGCTGCCGCCGGTGACCAATGCGATTTTTCCTGAGAGAGTCGTGTTCATGTCATTTACCTTTTGTTGGGTTTGCGTTGGACAAACTTTAGCCCTTGCAGGATTAGTGAAAAACCGGCAAAAATGAAAATGACTATTCACATACAGAAATAATCAGGGGAGCCTAATGGACCAGCTCATGGCGATGCGCGCTTTTACCCGGGTGGTGGAAACCGGCAGCTTTACCCGCGCGGCGGACTCGCTGAACATGCCCATCGCCACCCTGAGCAAGCTGGTGAAATCGCTTGAGGCGCATCTGGAGATACGACTCCTGCACCGGACGACTCGTCGGGTGGTCGCGACGCCGGAAGGGATGGAATACTATGAAAAAGCGCTCAGGATCTTGATAGATATCGAAGATATCGACACCGCGTTTCGCGTTTCCCGCGCGACGCCCAAAGGGCATTTGCGGGTTGACGTGGGCGGCTCCACCGCCCGGGACGTTCTTATCCCTCGGCTTCCGGATTTTATGCAGCGTTATCCGGAAATCCGCATCGATCTTGGGGTAGCCGATCGTCCGGTGGATCTTATCAGCGGTAACGTAGACTGCGTCATCCGCGGCGGCCCGCTGAACGACTCGACCCTCATCGCCCGCCATATTGGCAACGCCGAAATGGTCACCTGCGCGACGCCGGGTTACCTGAAAAACCATGGCGTTCCGGCCTATCCGCAGGAGCTGTGCAACGGCCACAAGCTTATCAGCTACCTTTCGCCCGTCACCGGGCGGGCATTTCCGTTTCGCTTCAGAAAAAACGGCGAGGCGCTGGAAATCAATATTCCGCATTATCTCGGCGTAAACGAAAGTAATGCTCACCTGGCGGCGGCTGCGGCGGGGCTGGGCATTGTGCAGACATTTGAGTATTCGGCAAACGCGTATTTACAGGCGGGTACGCTGACGGCGATCCTGAGCGACTGGCGCCCTGCCGCCTATCCGTTTCATGTGGTTTACCCTCAGAACCGGCATCTGACGCACCGTCTTAAGGTGTTTATTGCGTGGCTGGCGGAGGTGTTTCCCGCCGCGCTGAAGGGTAGCCGGGCGTAAACCCGGCTGTGGCTTAGTTAAGTTTATAGTCCAGCGTAATCTCAGCCTTCAGGAGCTGCGATACCGGACAGCCCGCTTTGGCTTTCTGAATAATACCGTCGAACTGCTGCGGGGCGATGCCGGGAACGGTCACCTTGCTTTTCAGGGCAACCTTCGTAATAGCAAAGCCGCCGTCGGTCTTATCCAGTGAGACGTCCGCAGTGGTATCAATAGAGTCAGCGGTATAACCCGCTTCGCCGAGCATCAGCGACAGCGCCATCGAAAAACAGGCCGCATGTGCCGCGCCGATCAGCTCTTCCGGGTTGGTCCCCTTTTCACCCTCAAAGCGGGTGTTAAAGCCATAAGGCTGCTGATTGAGAACGCCGCTCTCGGTGGAAACCGTTCCTTTTCCGCGCTTAATGTCGCCAGACCAGTGTGCCGAACCGTGCTTATGAATAGTCATTCTTGCTCTCCTTTTGGCTTACAAAGGGTTAAGTATAGAAGGCTGTCCGGATTCTGCGGGCAAGACAGACGAGTTTTAGTCACTGAGTAAATGGTGCGCCAGCGCGTCAAGGAACACCCGCAGCGCGGCAGGCTGGTATTCACGGGACTGATAAATGCCATGGATGGCCAGCGGTTTCGGCTCCAGTGTCTCCAGTACCGGCACCAGTATTCCCTGCGCCAGCGCGGTTCGCGCCTCACGCTCCGGCAGCATAGCGATACCGCAGTGCTTAATCGCCGCATCCATCAGCAGCGAAGAGATGCTGGCGCTCAGGTTGCCGCTGACGGCCACGCTCAGGCTCTCGCCTTCCGGCGTCAGGAAGTGCCAGGACTGCCCGGCGAAAAAGCTGTAGTGCAGGCAGTTGTGCTGCGCTAATTCTTCGGGGCTGACGGGGGTACCGTGCTGCGCCAGATAGTCCGGCGAGGCGCAAAGCACCGAGCGACATTCCCCCAGCCGGCGGGCAATCATGCCGGGTTCAGGGTTATCCGTAATGCGCACGGCGACGTCGATGCGCTCTCCCACCAGGCTGACCGGGTGGTTATTCACGTCCAGCTCAATGCGCAACTGTGGGTAGCGCGAGAGCAGACCGGGCAGTACCGGCGCAATCAGGTGCATCGCGGTAAAGTGCGCGCAGGCCACCCGCAGCGTGCCGGACGGGAGATCTTTCTCCGACTGGCCTTCAATTTCCTGCGAAATCTGCGAGAGCGTCCGCGTTTTTTGCAGCACCTTTTCCCCTGCCGCGGTCAGCGTCAGCTTGCGCGTGGAGCGGTTTACCAGCCGCGTTCCCGCCCACTTTTCCATTTGTTCAAGGTAGCGGCTCACCATCGGTCGGGAAATGCCCAGCGCGCGGGCCGCCGCGCTCAAGCTTCCCAGCTCGCATATCCGGTTGTAGACCTGAGCGGCGATAACGCGATCCATATAAGCTCCATTTGCTCGATTTATGAAACTAAGCATGTCCTGTTTCAGGAATTCTGGCAAATGCGAATATCCGTACAATAGAGACATTCCTGAACAACAGAGACAACAGCATGAAATTCACTCACCTTGCCCTGCTTTCCACCCTTATCACGCCGGCTGTTTTTGCCGCGCCGTTGAGCATTGATACCTATAACCCGCAGGAGAAAGGCATTTTCGCGGTCTCCTCCACGCTGGTTTCCGGCCCGAAAGAGGCTGTGCTGTTTGACGCGCAGTTCAGCGTGAAGGATGGCGAAGCGCTGGTAGAGAAAATTCGTCAAAGCGGTAAGACCCTGAACAAGATTGTGATCACCTCCGGCGATCCGGATTTCTATTTTGGCCTGCAGCCGCTGGTCAAAGCCTTCCCGAACGCCAAAGTGGTGGCCACGCAGCACGTGGTTGACCACATCAAGGCCACCAAAGACGCCAAGCTCGCCTTCTGGGGTCCGCAGATGAAAGACGGCGCGCCAACGGAGCTGGTCGTCCCGCAGGTGCTCGCCTCCACCACGTTTATGGTGGACGGGGAAAAGATCGATATCGAAGAGCCTGACAGCTACGCGGCCTATGTGTGGATCCCGTCAGCGAAAACCATCCTCGGCGGCACCGGGGTAGCCTGGGGGATCCACGTCTGGACGGCTGACACCCAGACGGCGGCAAGCCGTAAGCAGTGGCAGGAAACGCTGGTAAATATGGCGGCGCACAAACCCGAGCGCGTGATCCCGGGTCACTATCTGGGTACCCCGCCAGCCGGCGCGGGTGCGATTGATTTTACCCGTGACTATCTGCAGCGCTTTGAAAAGGCCTTATCCGTTCATAAAGATTCTGCAGGCGTCATCAGCACCCTGAAAAAACAGTATCCGAACCTGGCTGAAGAGAGCTCGCTGGAATTAAGCGCCAAGGTGAATACCGGCGAAATGAAGTGGTAATGTAAACTCTGCTCCTGCTATATTTTCGTGATAGCAGGAGCACCGTTATAATATCCTCTCAACGCCACTTCAATTTACCCCCCCACATTTCAAAAGCACACAAAAGCATACACTTATGTCATTTTTATTTCTAAGATGAATCTGAGCCACAACCGGGAAAATATTTGCCATTCTGTTTATGAATTAAATTTTTTGCGAGCCGTACCATTAAACAGACAACGACACGGAGGCAGCATGTTTACTTATTACCCGGCTAATACCGCAGCAGCACAACCTGAACTCGTTAACGCGATTGCGCAGGGTCTTCACGCCGAGCACGGTGCTGTGACTGAAGATGACATTTTGATGGAACTGACCAGGTGGGTGGAATCCACAGATAATGACATCCTCAGTGACATCTACCAGCAGACCATTAACTACGTAGTCAGCGGGCAAAACGCACCCTTGTAAAAACCTGCTAAGCTGGATCAGCAACCTAAGGGGTTACATTTCGTTTGCGTAAGCAAACTGGTCCTTAAAACTATCAACAGGATTGAGGAGTTAACATGAAATCGAACCGTCAGGCACGCCATATTCTGGGACTGAACTACAAGCTTTCTAATCAGCGTAAAGTGGTGATTGAAGGCGACCATGAAACGCAGGTCACTCACGCCACCGGCAGAAAACGCCACGCGGGCAAGTAAGTTCCAGACTGAGATCCAGAACACCATCGGTAATCCCGATGGTGTTTTTGTTTATGTGTTGCGGTAATTAATATTTAGCTCCTTTATAATACCGCCTGACCGCCTCCCAGCGCACAGGCCAGAAAGATGACAAACAGCAGTGTCAGGGACGGATCTTCATAAAAAGAGTGAGTGACATGGACAACAAACTGAAAAAACATCGTTCCTTATACATCCCATACGCCGGACCGGTTTTACTCGAATTCCCCCTGCTCAACAAAGGCAGCGCCTTCAGCATGGAAGAGCGCAGCAGCTTTAACCTGCTTGGCCTGCTGCCGGAAGTGGTTGAGACCATTGAAGAACAGGCGGAGCGCGCGTGGATCCAGTATCAGGGTTTCAAAACCGAAATCGACAAACACATCTACCTGCGTAACATTCAGGACACCAATGAAACCCTCTTCTATCGCCTGGTGCAGAACCATCTCGAAGAGATGATGCCGGTGATCTACACCCCGACGGTGGGTGCGGCCTGTGAGCGTTTCTCAGAGATCTACCGTCGTTCACGCGGGGTATTCATCTCTTATCAGAACCGTCACAACATGGACGATATTCTGCAGAACGTGCCGAACCACAATATCAAAGTGATTGTGGTAACCGACGGCGAACGTATTCTCGGCCTTGGCGACCAGGGCATTGGCGGGATGGGGATCCCAATCGGTAAGCTCTCTCTCTACACCGCCTGCGGCGGCATCAGCCCGGCGTATACCCTGCCAGTGGTGCTGGACGTTGGCACCAACAACCAGCAGTTGCTCAACGATCCGCTCTATATGGGCTGGCGCCACCCGCGCATCACCGACGATGAGTACTATCAGTTTGTCGACGATTTCATTCAGGCCGTGAAGCACCGCTGGCCGGACGTTCTGCTGCAGTTTGAAGACTTCGCGCAGAAAAACGCGATGCCGCTGCTGAACCGCTATCGCGATGAGATCTGCTCCTTTAACGATGACATCCAGGGCACCGCATCCGTGACCGTGGGTACGCTTATCGCCGCCAGCCGCGCAGCCGGCAGCCAACTGAGCTACCAGAAAATCGTCTTCCTGGGCGCAGGCTCTGCGGGCTGCGGTATTGCCGAGCAGATTATCGCCCAGACGCAGCGTGAAGGGTTAAGCGAAGAGCTGGCCCGCTCCCGCGTCTTTATGGTTGACCGTTTCGGCCTGCTGACCGACGGTATGCCAAACCTGCTGCCGTTCCAGACCAAGCTGGTGCAGAAACGCGAAAACCTGAAAAACTGGGATACCGACAACGAAGTCCTTTCCCTGCTGGACGTGGTGCGCAACGTGAAGCCGGATATTCTGATCGGCGTTTCCGGGCAAACCGGTCTCTTTACCGAAGAGATCATTCGCGAGATGCACAAGCACTGTGAGCGCCCTATCGTGATGCCGCTGTCTAACCCGACTTCCCGCGTGGAAGCGACGCCGCAGGACATCATCGCGTGGACCGAAGGTAACGCGCTGGTCGCGACCGGCAGCCCGTTCGATCCGGTGGTGTGGAAGGATAAAACCTATCCGATTGCCCAGTGCAACAACTCGTACATCTTCCCGGGTATTGGTCTGGGGGTGATCGCCTCCGGCGCGTCTCGCATTACCGACGAAATGCTGATGTCGGCGAGCGAAACCCTTGCGGGTTACTCTCCGCTGGTCAATGACGGTGAAGGGCTGGTGCTGCCGGAGCTGAAGGACATTCACAAGGTGTCGCGCGCCATCGCGTTTGCGGTAGGTAAAATGGCGCAGCAGCAGGGCGTGGCGGTGAAAACCTCTGCCGACGCGCTGCAGCAGGCCATCGACGACAACTTCTGGAAGCCTGAATACCGCAGCTATCGCCGTACGTCGATTTAATCCGCTCTGCCCGGTGGCGCTTCGCTTACCGGGCCTACGGGCTGGCTGTTTTCCCTCTCCCTGTGGGAGAGGGTCAGGGTGAGGGCAACAAACCGCACCATCGAATACCCACTAGCCAAACCCCTTTTCCCCCGCTACACTCCCTTTATCCATTAACCCACTGAATATATAAGGAGGCCAATTATGCTGTACTGTGAAATTTTCAATGTTTCACATACATTTGGTGAT contains:
- a CDS encoding ABC transporter substrate-binding protein, with product MKTSLISTLIAATLALSAPLALAAVPKDMLAIGKAADPQTLDPAITIDNNDWTVTYPSYQRLVKYKPGSTEVEGDLSTGWKASDDQKEWTFTLADNAKFSDGTPVTAEAVKLSFERLLKLSQGPSEAFPKDLKIDAVDEHTVKFTLSQPFAPFLYTLANDGASIINPTVLKANAADDARGYLAQNTAGSGPFMLKSWQKGQQLVLVPNPHWQGEKPHFKRVSVKIIGESASRRLQLSRGDLDIADSLPVDQLSALKQEGKVAVAEYPSLRVTYLYLNNSKPPLNQVDLRRAVSWATDYQGMVKGILSGNGKQMRGPIPEGMWGFDATAMQYSFDEAKAKAALEKVKDKPASLTFLYSDNDPNWEPIALSTQASLGKIGINVKLEKLANATMRDRVGKGDYDIAIGNWSPDFADPYMFMNYWFESDKKGLPGNRSFYENKEVDSLLQAALKTTDQAERTKDYQQAQKVVIDEAAYVYLFQKNYQLAMNKEVKGFTFNPMLEQVFNIATMSK
- a CDS encoding ABC transporter permease, translating into MTFWSIVRQRCWGLLLVVAGVCIITFIISHLIPGDPARLLAGDRASDEIVQNIRQQLGLDQPLYIQFGRYVDALAHGDLGTSIRTGRPVAEDLKAFFPATLELAFCSLVLALVIGVPLGILSAVYRNRWLDHLVRLMAMTGISTPAFWLGLGVIVLFYGNLQILPGGGRLDDWLDPPAHVTGFYLLDALLEGNGEVFFNALQHLILPSLTLAFVHLGIVARQVRSAMLEQLSEDYIRTARASGLPGWYIVLRYALPNAMIPSITVLGLALGDLLYGAVLTETVFAWPGMGAWVVTSIQALDFPAVMGFAVVVSLAYVLVNLVVDLLYLWIDPRIGRGGAE
- the ddpC gene encoding D,D-dipeptide ABC transporter permease produces the protein MMLTQETPVPVKTARQRINWAKLFWMLRQSPLTIVGGVIMMAMLFLMVTSPWIVPHDPNALDLTARLQAPSAQHWFGTDEVGRDLFSRVLTGSQQSITAGLAVVVIAGGIGSLLGCLSGVLGGRGDAIIMRVMDIMLSIPSLVLTMALAAALGPSLFNAMLAIAIVRIPFYVRLARGQTLVVRQFTYVQAARTFGASRWHLIRWHILRNALPPLIVQASLDIGSAILMAATLGFIGLGAQQPTAEWGAMVAVGRNYVLDQWWYCAFPGAAILITAVGFNLFGDGIRDLLDPKSGGKQ
- a CDS encoding ABC transporter ATP-binding protein; the protein is MTEPVLRIEDLHLSFPIFRGEVHALNHVSLEIGRGEIVGVVGESGSGKSVTAMLAMRLLPEGSYRIHHGQVKLLGENVLTASEKQLRQWRGAKVAMIFQEPMTALNPTRRIGKQMVEVIRQHQPLSRHEAQQKAITLLEEMQIPDAKQVMARYPFELSGGMRQRVMIALAFSCEPELIIADEPTTALDVTVQLQVLRLLKHKARASGTSVLFISHDMAVVSQLCDRMYVMYAGSVIESGATQTLIHQPVHPYSIGLLQCAPENGQPRAPLPAIPGTVPNLSELPQGCAFRERCFAAGAKCSETPRLQPHGAEGQQAACWYPQREKHHV
- a CDS encoding ABC transporter ATP-binding protein, whose product is MSDVLLELDSVHVNFAARKNWLGRVTEQVHALNGLDLEIRRGETLGIVGESGCGKSTLAQLLMGMLKPSTGACQRTHHAGGMQMVFQDPLSSLDPRLPVWRIITEPVWVQKRSSERERRQLAENLALQVGIRPEYLDRLPHAFSGGQRQRIAIARALSSDPDIIVLDEPTSALDISVQAQILNLLVTLQQKRNLTYVLISHNVSVVRHMSDRMAVMYLGQIVELGSAAQVLGEPRHPYTRLLLDSVPRTGEPLDETLALRKTELPGNRRLPEGCFFRDRCPMATQGCERPQPLQPSHEGRDVRCWRSVG
- a CDS encoding SDR family NAD(P)-dependent oxidoreductase, which translates into the protein MNTTLSGKIALVTGGSTGIGLATAQELAAQGAKVYITGRRQAELDAAVAEIASTAVGIRADVSKLADLDEVYARIAKEEGRLDILFANAGGGDMLPLGAITEEQFDRIFGTNVRGVLFTVQKALPLLSAGSSIILTGSTVSIKGTANFSVYSASKAAVRNFARSWALDLQGRGIRVNVVSPGPIKTPGLGDLVPEEHRQGLYDALAAQVPLGRLGAPGEVGKAVAFLASDAASFINATELFVDGGMAQI
- a CDS encoding LysR family transcriptional regulator, which encodes MDQLMAMRAFTRVVETGSFTRAADSLNMPIATLSKLVKSLEAHLEIRLLHRTTRRVVATPEGMEYYEKALRILIDIEDIDTAFRVSRATPKGHLRVDVGGSTARDVLIPRLPDFMQRYPEIRIDLGVADRPVDLISGNVDCVIRGGPLNDSTLIARHIGNAEMVTCATPGYLKNHGVPAYPQELCNGHKLISYLSPVTGRAFPFRFRKNGEALEINIPHYLGVNESNAHLAAAAAGLGIVQTFEYSANAYLQAGTLTAILSDWRPAAYPFHVVYPQNRHLTHRLKVFIAWLAEVFPAALKGSRA
- a CDS encoding OsmC family protein — translated: MTIHKHGSAHWSGDIKRGKGTVSTESGVLNQQPYGFNTRFEGEKGTNPEELIGAAHAACFSMALSLMLGEAGYTADSIDTTADVSLDKTDGGFAITKVALKSKVTVPGIAPQQFDGIIQKAKAGCPVSQLLKAEITLDYKLN
- a CDS encoding LysR family transcriptional regulator, with the translated sequence MDRVIAAQVYNRICELGSLSAAARALGISRPMVSRYLEQMEKWAGTRLVNRSTRKLTLTAAGEKVLQKTRTLSQISQEIEGQSEKDLPSGTLRVACAHFTAMHLIAPVLPGLLSRYPQLRIELDVNNHPVSLVGERIDVAVRITDNPEPGMIARRLGECRSVLCASPDYLAQHGTPVSPEELAQHNCLHYSFFAGQSWHFLTPEGESLSVAVSGNLSASISSLLMDAAIKHCGIAMLPEREARTALAQGILVPVLETLEPKPLAIHGIYQSREYQPAALRVFLDALAHHLLSD
- a CDS encoding Vmh family MBL fold metallo-hydrolase; the protein is MKFTHLALLSTLITPAVFAAPLSIDTYNPQEKGIFAVSSTLVSGPKEAVLFDAQFSVKDGEALVEKIRQSGKTLNKIVITSGDPDFYFGLQPLVKAFPNAKVVATQHVVDHIKATKDAKLAFWGPQMKDGAPTELVVPQVLASTTFMVDGEKIDIEEPDSYAAYVWIPSAKTILGGTGVAWGIHVWTADTQTAASRKQWQETLVNMAAHKPERVIPGHYLGTPPAGAGAIDFTRDYLQRFEKALSVHKDSAGVISTLKKQYPNLAEESSLELSAKVNTGEMKW